gtttatatctccTGACAATTATAAACGACACACCTGTGACGTTACACACCTGTGCGGAAGCCCCGTCAAACATTTCATTGGGTGGCAGAGGCACACTCGTGTGATAGACAGTGTTTCTGGCCAATAAGATCACCGGAAAGGCGGGGCTACATCTCAGCACAGTGACGTAAGTGTTTGCCTTAAGATGAGACAGCAGGGCGAAACTTGGTTGACGTAGCACAGCAACATCGTATCAAAGTTGATTAGCTAAAATTTAGACGAATTCGGGACCTTTTTGCTTAAcgattacattatatataactGTCGACAGAAGtagatatatattatatatttttatttttgattctgACAGTCTTTAACGCATGACGCGCGTAATGAAGCGCTCGTGATCAGCTGATGCGAAGTTTTTTTGCCtttgtaataaatataaaagcacCTTGTGGTTCTCCAGAAGAGCACAACGTCTTAATATTTGAAAACACGGAGTTCTTATTATTAAGCCGGTAAGAAGATTAAAGTCATGACGGGTAGAGAGGACGAGTATGACTATCTCTTTAAAGGTGAGTACCACGTTACTACACTTTCAGAACAGCTGACTTTCAAATGAGCTCCTGTATGTCGTCTTCAAATGCTGCATGTCTCTTTTCTTATAGGAAGTCTTCTTTTTTTACTCTAAAATACAGATTAGCACATTCAACCTGTGGATTGCAACATTGTAACTTGCAATTCTAAGTTCCAAGTTGGTCAATAGCTGGTAGACCACTTTGGATCAGCAAAAAAACAGCTAGCTTAAGGTGGACAAGCTGGTTTTTGGGACATGGTGGCAGGTCAACCAGCTAATGTTCATATTAGAGCATGTAGAAACGATTTACCTGCTGTTAATACCATGGATTTTCAGGGCAAATACATAAAAAGGcttaaaaatatacaattcaGTCAAGTCAAGTGTCATTTTTGCTTGATTATATAATACACAACATGATTGGCTTCTTTTTATGCGTcttgttttataatttaatattgatAATACATTGAcagtttggtaacactttacaataaggttcattagttaaacattaatgtattaactaacatgaactaaccatgagcaatacatttgttactaatctttgttaacgttagttaatgaaaatacatttgttcattgtttgttcatgttagtttacagtgcattaactaatgttaacaagattttaataatgtatttagtaaatgttgaaattacactaacaaagattaataaatgctgtataagtgcagtttattgttcatgttaactaatgaaccttattgtaaagtgttacctgaaAATTTAATACAATTGGCACATGGAAAAGATAAGTGGGTGAAACTGATTTTGAGGTTTCATTCAATAGTGTCTGCAATATACGCACAGTTAAACTGGTAAGACCTGTATAAATCAGGATGGGTTTGCATTCGGGAGGTTTTTAAAACTCGCTGAGGTCACGAAATCTTACCCAATGCAGCGAAAACCATCTGGAAGATTAGATCGTccatttgtcttgttttgtccTGTTTAAGAATTTCTCCTAGTGATAGATTAATGTGAATACTAATGATGATATTGACCTCCTTAATGTCTGTGGTGGTTATGTCCTTGGATTTGACGGTTCCATTAGTCATAGTTCTGCCCTCGACCTCCTTGTGTGTTTAAGATGTCCGTGCACcttttgctgtttgatcatgaaTCAATCAGTGCTGTTCAATCACTGCTCTGCTCTCTAAACATGCCCTTCCACTAACTTTAAAACAAGCAAATTCTTTGTCAAAGTGCTTTCCTGTGTGTTTAACTCAGACCATTATCATTAGAACAAATATAGCTGAGATTTGTGTTGGTGGATTTTATTCTTTCATGTTGATGAGTTGACAGCATTAGCCAAGATTGTTTTAGATTTAGgttttatgaaaatgaaaatttaatcacatttaatcaTGTTATATTCAGGTCTTGTGATGTACTAACTTTGTTtgatgaacagactgaaatgCAAGTTGTTATTCACTGATAGTCCTTGTATCCACTGAAGCTTTGAAATCTTATTTACTTCCATgttcaaatgtaaaacaaaattcaaattaaaaataaattagatttgaCATTCTTGAAGCCAAAAACAATTGGTTCTCACAAGTCCAAAGTGAACGTGAAATGATAGTTTGAATATACAGATTTGAGAatgagattgtgtgtgtgtgtgtgtgtgtgtgtgtgtgtgtgtgtgtgtgtgtttgtgtgtgtgtgtgtgtgtgtgtgaattttgGTCACTAGTctttatatgaaaaataaaaattaagatgATCTTTTTGTGTTCTACGGAAAAACTAAcaacatacaggtttggaaagacatgacattttttatttttgggtgtactatcCATTTAAGTTCAGAAACCTCAGGCACAAATTataaactactgttcaaaagtttggggttgggacaatttttaaatgttttatttatttaaaaaaaaaaaagaagtttcttatgctcaccaaggctgcaaaaaacaactaaattgtcaaatattattacaatttaaaataactaatttccatttgaatatattttaaaatgtaatatattcctgtgatgcaaagctgaattttcagcattatcactccagtcttcagagtcacatgatccttcggaaatcattctgatatgctgatttgctgctcaagaaacctttattatcattatcagtgttgaaaaccattctgctgcttaatattttttttttgtgtggaaaactgtagcatgtttttttttccaggatttaTTGATGATTAGAAAGTATTGATTTAAAACAGAATTTTTTATAACAATGTGaaaatctttactgtcacttttgatctatTTAATGCAACCTTGCTAAATTAAAGTATTAGattcttttaaaaagtcttactgaccccaaactacCTGAACAATAGTGTAactgtaaatataatttcacaataATATCTATTAGATTTTTGCCTCTGTCAGCGGAAGAGAGACATTCACAGTATTTCACAAGTCTGCCTGTGTGGGTGAAAAAGGGAGTTGCTCTTTGGTCGTGCCCTTTTCACTCATTGTTAAAAGCTTTGTGGAAACACACCCTCTGTGTGTGAAACATTTGACTCTTAATTGCTATTGTGTGGTGGAGGGATGCCGGTTTATGCCAGCGCACAAATGGAATCTGCTTGAAAGAGCTCTCGCAGTGTCATGTGTGTCTCCAGTGTCACACACAATAGTGTataaaagcaccataaagttGAGCCAGTTGATCTCACGCACCGTTGTCCTTGTCATCCGCAGTGGTTCTGATTGGAGATTCTGGTGTGGGCAAGAGTAACCTGCTCTCTCGCTTCACCCGCAATGAGTTCAACCTGGAGAGCAAGAGCACCATCGGAGTGGAGTTTGCCACACGCAGTATCCATGTGGAGGGCAAGACCGTCAAGGCCCAGATCTGGGATACGGCTGGACAGGAGAGATACAGGGCCATCACATCAGCGTAAGTGTCTTCATAAAATCGATCGAGACATCAGCTAATTTAAGTTCATttgttttgtgcaaatataatataatataatataatataatacctCGAAAGTTGGTGTCCTGAAAAATCACACCTGACAAAAATATGTGGGAATGCGTGTGTCGAACCTTAAAAATATGATACAGCATTTGCAAAGTATACATAAATATTTGGAGACAAAAAGCATAATTTTAGGCCAAGTTTGTACaagttttaatgatttttaccCATTTTTATGACACTTTCATCATCTATAAAGATGCAACGTTGTGTCCCATTTGGCATCTTTGATGTCATTTTCATGTGCtatatgaataattttaattaattatttctgATTTTAAACACAAGAATTCAGTTTCTAGGCCTTTCAGTAAAAAAagacataatatatacattactTTTCAGGGCCTGTCATGTTTTTCTGCATAGAAGTAAGCTATGttttagggatgcactgatatgaaaattttggccgataccgattattccttatatttgaaagccgataactgatatattggccgataaatctaaatcaaattttttataatatttaagagcctaataacaaaacaaaagtctcaccattaaaagccatgtcccaagcacacaattataatgttctcattataatattatgtagcctttatgacagacttgcgctgtacatgttgcacttaactgtattttcctttttgaagtgatttcaatcatatttcaagcaattcaaaaccataatgTCAATTTGGTACCAAATACCACTTTCTTTGCAACATCAAGCAACATAATAGACAcagttaaaataaatgtaagcgACTGACACCAGAAGTCTTTCACATTCAAGTTAAAAATGACTCTACCTGCTCATCTATTTTTACCTGATAATACTATGGGATCCCATAGACTCTCAAGAAGTAAGGCCAGCTGAATGAGCATATGCTTGATGTAGACtctaataacagtaataatcacAAGACCATACTTCTTGGTAACCACACCATTATTGAGCACTTTAGGTTTTGGAATAAATTGTGTATATTTTAAATCCTTAATAAATGCATcttttaaatgtgtgtattCAAAGGTATTACAGAGGTGCCGTAGGAGCCCTGCTGGTGTATGACATCGCCAAGCATCTGACCTATGAGAACGCTGAGCGCTGGCTGAAGGAACTGCAGGATCATGCTGACAGCAATATTGTCATCATGTTAGTAGGGAACAAAAGCGACCTGCGCCATCTGAGGGCTGTTCCTATGGATGAAGCCAAAGCGTTTGCAGGTTAGTGTTGGGAAAGCTAGTTTGACCTGTAAGTCTCATGCTACTCATAATATTAAGTTTCTCTTGAGTCATTTTTATGGCAGATCAAATGTATAAAGTTACACCTAGAGCTAGAATAAATCTACacccaaaataaataataatgaatggaAACATTTCACTATAAAATAAGACCTAATCTGCCACATAGGGACTTGAATCTACgctatcgttcaaaagtttggggtcagtaagaatttttgacagtaaagacatttataaagacaaaagTGTGActtaatacacagaaaaatatgttcaaataaatgctagcTGTTCTTTTAAGCTTTCTAGCctgtgaaaaaatgtatcacagtttccacaaaaatatgaagctgcacctctgttttcaacattgaaattataagaaatgtttcttgagcaaatgtaaaaaatttatatataagtatattagaatgatttctgaaggatcatgtgacactgaattcACAGGTGCTGTTATATTTACTTCatagatattttatattttacattatacttGTGTTGCTAGGAATTGAACCCATGGCACTGGTGTGGCTAGCACCATGTTTTGCCGTTTTTAGATACCTGCTGTTAACCTTTTTCTCAGTTATCTCAAATACTGAATGTAGTGATTTTTATATATGTTGCATGCTACTTGTTTATCTCAGAGTTAGTCTTTGCTAGCTGGTGTGTTCTATCTAGatatttttgccatttttctTTGATAATGTATTTGAGAAACtagatataaaataaaaaaatacatatatatatatttgtgtgtttagGAGATGTGAAGTGCTCTGttgaattgtgtgtgtgtgttttacagaGAAGCATGGACTTTCTTTCCTGGAGACCTCAGCGCTGGACTCTTCTAATGTTGAACTTGCATTTCAGACCATTCTTACAGGTCAGTCCTGAGCAAATCATCTAAAAGGGTGaatctcattattattattattattatttatttaactttatttaaccTGGCAAGTCAAATAAGAACAAGTTCTTATTTTCAGCACAAGCCTGGCAGGATAGTTAAAATCTCTTAACAAACATACATTattatacacacaaatacattcAATCAAAACATTTACAGGCTGTGATAAAACACttcctgcttttttttttttttttttttaatgcagagattgaaatatatttttccaaTTTCAATGACTTTTGTAGCACATACCAATTATTTGAAGCAGCAAATCCAAAAAAAGCGTAACAACCATAAACAGTTTTCTTTCTAGGGATAATCAAAAGAATATGATTGGATGATCTGGTCGTATATGATGTTGGAGCAAATCTTGAAGATATTTGGGTAACAAACCTAACAggattttataaataaaaatacaccaGTGTAATTCCCGTCTAATATGTAATGACATCCCATTTAAAAGGGAGTACAATTCACACTGTTGTGTTTCGTAAGGTGTATCAGTGATCAATCTAATAGCTGCATGCTATAACACATCTAATTGTTCTAGAACACCTTAACATGCATTCCTACACTCCACATCACCATAGTCAAATAACGGTGGTTTCAACAAGATATGTTTTGGTTCTTTTAAGGAAAAATATTAAGGAAAATCAAAGAATGGATGATGTTTGGCAAATTTATATTCCATTCTTTACCCTCTCAACAAGTCTGTTGTGAAATTATGAGAGAATTTTAACAGAACCATAATAACAAATCATAAATGAATAACCTAAtatgataacactttacaataaggtttcattagttaacatttgtTAACTACTTTATTtgacatgaactaagaatgaacaatatttctacagcatttattaatcttagttaatgttaatttaaacatttactaatgcattgttaaaatcaaatgttgtatttgttaacattagttaatgcactgtgaactgaCATGAACATAgagtaataaatactgtaacaaatgtattgctcattaagaataagaataatttatttgtCATTGCAAAGTTATGCAACAAAATTTTGTGCTTCTCCTCGGTGGCACATCAACATgtatacaaacaaaataaagacaagTACAaagttgaataaaaatataatcaataaaaatatatatgaattaaattaatatgtaTTGTAAATGCATTACCTagtgttaacaaatgagaccttattgtaatgCGTCACccataatataataaacaacCATGTCATGTAAACCATGATGCATTGCCATAAGAATTTTGGGGGCATTTTCAAATAtcgtaaatttttatttattattttaattttagggtgAAATGTAACATAAATGTATTGTCATTACTATTTGAAAAAATCCCATTGTCATTGTTGTAGTACAGAAATGAAAATCATCCAGAAAAgcctttaatttaaaaattaataaaagcatAATAAATACAGCTGGCTActttacaaatgtcatttacattttaaataatatcattattttgtcacattacagtaatgagaatttagGGTTGAGCGAATCTCAAATAATTTCTGCTTAGTCatgaaatttatatataatttttttttatttatttaaagaacagggcacattttctttaaataaaaaaggataaAAAAGAATCTATTTTACATGTGACATTTCTTGAGTTTTTGTTTCAGTCATATGTACTGTAGTAGGCAATCCAAAACCAGAGTGATTTTGTATGTTAATAAGTATTGCCTCTAGATGGCAGCAAACTCCAAGCCAAAGAAATACTCTTCTTTTCCTGTGAATGAGTGAAACTGTGTTTCGAGGTCAAACTTTAAATGTTTGACTTCACAGAAATAGTGGTTtgctttttgcagtttttttttttttcttttcttttgtttattgttgttgtttttttggttgGCCTGGGAAACACCTCTGTTTAGCCACACAGTGTTTAACAGTTACACTGTTCATTTCTATGTGTCACAGCTGAATTTGTTCCACTGTCAATATCATACCTTAACGATCACTCTTATCAGGTAACCCTCCGTAATGCCGTAATCTCTGCCGGCTCTCTCTCACACAGAAATCTACCGTATCGTGTCCCAGAGGCAGATGTCAGGGCGTGGCGATGACAGCTTCTCCCCCAGTGGTTCCAAAGTGGTTCCCATTACTGTACAGCCCACACAGAATTCTGGCAAGCAGGGTGCCTGCTGTCAGAATAACTGATCTGCCACAGCGCCACCATGGGATCTGGGGAAAATCGACAACTTTGCTGGGCCGGGCTGCAAGGTTGACCGTGACCGTCCGACTGCGTTGTATTCCCTTCGCGTGGTGTGGTTAATATATGTAACGGACTTACTTGGTTATGCCCAGAATCAGTGAGTAATAATCTTCAAAATTGGACAATAAGGGATGTTGAAATTGAATGGATCAAACATTTTCTCAGAACTAAGAGGCCACGCTTCTTGTTTCAGACTAATTAGAAATGAGCAGTTAGCTGGGGCGCTCAGACGTGGCtacttttttcactttttgtcACAGACAGTCTCCATACAAACAATGGGCTGGAAGAAcgaaaaaaagtgcaaaatgtgtAATGCTACCTGTAAATAACTCTTGAATGGTTTCTGATCACAATGGGGATTCACTAgtgaaattaatatattttttcttttagtgTGCCACCACAGAAGTAGTCTGACAACTTTTCCATGCATCTCTACTCCAGAGAATATGGTCATCATATCCGCCTGTTCAGTCAATTCTTACACAGACGCTGCTGTAACGGCTCTTTTGTATTTATTGAATGCAAATATGATCTTATACTGTGGTATCTTTGCTTTCTTTTGTCATGcttctgtaaatgtttttttttttttatcactagATTATTGATCGGAATTTCTCAAGGGTTTCTTCTTCCAGTCATGGCACTCATTTGTACGAGCGCTGGGAGTGTTTTCTGTGGATCAGAGTAATGTTGATAGGTTAAGCTAATAGACAGATGTATGTGCTGTAGTGTTTGAGTATAAGAGAGTATGGTGTATTCAGATTTAGGGTTGGGAATTGTTATCTGgttctgaaaaaacaaaacttacCAAATTATTTTCATGCAGCCTGTTATCAATTTTTGAATGTATGCATTCCTCTGCGTCGGCATAATAAAATATGCAGAAAATATACAATACACGCACCTGAGCTGCATTAAACATGTCTGATGGCATGGAGATCATTGTGCATCTTATTTCATGTCAATTGTGAATTTAAAATCCGCAATAAACTTTCAGGCACATGATTTTTGTTTCCCACTTAAAAAGTTTGGAAACTCACCTTTTGTCATGTGTATTTCTTATGTGAAGCTTCTcccagaaaaaaatacaataatatattataataatgttgttattattatattatgcgTGACACATttcaataaggtctcatttgttaacattagttaatgtatttataatgagaaatacatttgttacagtatttattactcttcgttcatgttagttcacagtacattaactaatgttaacaacatttgattttaataatgcattagtaaatgtttaaattaacattaagattaataaatgctgtagaaatattgttcattcttagttcatgtcaAATAAAGTAGTTAacaaatgttaactaatgaaaccttattgtaaagtgttatcataTTAGGTTATTCATTTATGATTTGTTATTATGGTTCTGTTAAAAATTCTTTCATAATTTCACTACAGACTTGTTAAGAGAGTAAAGAATGGAATATAAATTTGCCAAACATCATCCATTCTTtgatttttcctcagaattacTAAAAAATCATGAGGGAGAGTTCAcccataaaattaaaattgataCAATTTTTGATATATGTgcgaactgttcctttaaatacCATACGATTCCCATCCCTACTGATGCGTGTCAGGCATTTTTTTCTgctttatctttttattttattgcactttCTGTGGCTCAGTGGACATTTGCATGATTAGTTTTGCTTTCGCTGGTTTCTGGGTGTTGTCTTTTGACTGATAGTCTTTTTTTTCTGCTTGGAAAATGAGCGGCAGTTGGGATTCGGTTCTCTAAGAGGAGCTTCTATCATTGGGTACATTGACCATATTATATTGCAAGGCAGGGGAACTGATGGCTTGTGATGTACTGCTGAGGTTTTCTTACTGGAAGCGAATTCCTCGCTGGCCACCCTTGTTATCTGCTACATGTAACCCGAAGAGCAGCAGGTCTCTTGAGATCTCACTCACTGTCCCAGCTTTTCTGTCTTGTACGCTTTTGGTGTGGTTTTATCTTTGTATACGTTTGCTGTGGCGTTCGTATTCTCCTCGCCTCGGGACAGGACCGCGGGGGTCGtgttttttggctttatttttatagtaGCGTCGTAATTTGTTTAAAGACACGACACGAGGTGCTTCCCTAAATGCCTTGCCTGAAAGATTTATGCTAATGCCATCAATCTGTTATGCTGAATATCAGCCGTTTAGCTGGAGTCGTTGATAATTATTGCTTTGGGAAGATTCTGTCATCGTGCCTGTTCTTTTCCCAGTGGGACTCCTGAACAAAGGCTCTGAATACtgcaaatacatttatatattttcaatgaACATGGATGTTTATCAGCTGTTGGGTTTTTTAACTCGGGTTTACATAGACACTTGGAAGCTTGTGTGTTTTTCAGGGTTCCCGGTGACTTCCACATGACCTTTCCAGTCGTTCTTGAATAGTGGAAAAGGAAAATCATGGTATAGAGAGATTGCACTCACAAAGAGCAATTTCTAGCGGATGA
The sequence above is drawn from the Megalobrama amblycephala isolate DHTTF-2021 linkage group LG13, ASM1881202v1, whole genome shotgun sequence genome and encodes:
- the rab11al gene encoding RAB11a, member RAS oncogene family, like, which translates into the protein MTGREDEYDYLFKVVLIGDSGVGKSNLLSRFTRNEFNLESKSTIGVEFATRSIHVEGKTVKAQIWDTAGQERYRAITSAYYRGAVGALLVYDIAKHLTYENAERWLKELQDHADSNIVIMLVGNKSDLRHLRAVPMDEAKAFAEKHGLSFLETSALDSSNVELAFQTILTEIYRIVSQRQMSGRGDDSFSPSGSKVVPITVQPTQNSGKQGACCQNN